From Kwoniella europaea PYCC6329 chromosome 3, complete sequence, one genomic window encodes:
- a CDS encoding pre-mRNA-processing ATP-dependent RNA helicase PRP5: MPRSPRRSRSPEGRRSSHRGGQRSPSPSSSSRYERSYGGSSSRRSDDRKVSSSSRYDQDDDRYHSSRDRDRDRYRDRSRERDRDRDRDRYRGEDDSGRRRKDERDDRRHPDRRERDRSRDRDRDRERDERRREDTRSRIRTRSPSPPRKSSVPAPAPASAVRTPLTDNATPTGSPAPETEEDKKRRAKERLEAWKKQRALKEGKTATPEPSSSAVPSTKPSSPAPPKPTSGLPNKPTAFSLSRIGLPLKAGPTPTPLKRSLAASLDDDDDNSGDRKLQKLGDLPEINPDVQSGDAAQVDSIGDDLAVENIKTELNGDGAAEDAMDIDEKPTLKEKGNEKEDKIQVDEEEEEDPLDAFMRTNVEQVVQVNQADAKRMGLRQSGDDSENEEEDNVKVEDKLAEAEALLQQAAAKSRKKDLPPPDHSKIDYEPFRKAFYNPPPEVLEMDEEDAELLRLEMDGIKIRGQDAPRPVKNWGAYGLPTQCLDVIRHHGWATPTSIQAQAIPAIMSGRDVIGIAKTGSGKTIAFLLPMFRHVRDQRPVSGNEGPIAVVMSPTRELATQIYKECQSFLKVLNIRVTCCVGGSSISEDIAAMKKGTEVVVCTPGRMIDLLTANNGRVTNLRRTTYIVMDEADRMFDMGFEPQVMKIINNVRPDAQKVLFSATFPKTMESLARKILIRPLEITVGGRSVVAPEIDQRVEVREPDSKFNRLLEILGEMGEEHKDDEDDFRTLIFVDRQESADDLFRDLLQRGYVCASLHGGKEQVDRDEAIKNFKSGDVPIIVATSVAARGLDVKELKLVINYDCPNHMEDYVHRAGRTGRAGNKGTCITFITPAQEKFSVDIVRALEASNAFIPEDLKAMSENFLGKIKSGKARAAGSGYSGKGLERIEKKRIEKDQAEKHTYGDTSEALSLSSREGAVIPYKPKTTEFKQPENPNAHKGDADYTFTEIKVEIVHGPAPDRVIQNNPPPKPTMAALPAQTIAALEKAKKEGRTVDAANLAKVVARLTQSIELTKAEKLGLAQPVNSNGVRTKDPDATDYHAIFPINDYPQKARWKATNKEQMTLLQEISGASITMKGLYYPPGSEPGPGDEPKLSLLIESNDEHRVRAAVDEIRRNLVEASVAALNTADRAPGGSGRYAV, encoded by the exons ATGCCTAGATCTCCTCGACGTTCCCGTTCACCGGAAGGTAGAAGAAGCAGTCATAGAGGAGGACAGAGAAGTCCCTcgccatcatcgtcatcaaggTATGAGCGTTCTTATGGTGGTAGCTCATCACGAAGGTCTGACGATAGGAaagtttcttcttcttcacgtTATGACCAAGACGACGACCGTTATCATTCCTCAAGAGACAGggatagagatagatataGGGATAGAAGTAGAGAAAGGGAcagggatagggatagggatagatatcgtggtgaggatgattcTGGTCGAAGGAGAAaagatgagagggatgacAGAAGACATCCTGACAGACGAGAACGAGATCGTTCGAGAGATAGAGATCGGGAcagagaaagggatgaacGTAGACGAGAAGATACTCGATCTAGAATACGCAcaagatcaccatcacctcctcGAAAATCTTCCGTTCCAGCGCCAGCTCCAGCTTCAGCGGTACGAACGCCTTTGACGGATAATGCCACACCGACTGGATCTCCTGCACCGGAAACTGAGGAAGACAAGAAAAGGAGAGCAAAAGAGAGATTAGAAGCTTGGAAGAAACAGAGAGCcctgaaagaaggtaaaacGGCAACGCCTGAACCTTCATCGAGCGCTGTACCTTCCACTAAACCTTCTAGTCCTGCTCCTCCTAAAC CTACGAGTGGCCTACCAAACAAACCCACTGCATTCTCCTTATCACGAATCGGCTTGCCTCTCAAAGCTGGACCTACACCTACGCCGCTGAAGAGATCATTAGCGGCTAGTctagatgacgatgatgataattcGGGAGATAGGAAATTGCAGAAACTAGGAGATTTACCTGAGATCAATCCCGATGTACAGAGTGGAGATGCAGCTCAAGTCGATTCGATAGGTGACGATTTAGCTGTAGAGAACATTAAAACGGAGCTGAACGGTGATGGAGCCGCGGAGGATGCaatggatatagatgaaaAGCCTACattgaaggagaaggggaatgagaaggaagataaaattcaagttgatgaggaagaggaggaagatccgTTAGATGCGTTCATGAGAACGAATGTGGAACAAGTCGTTCAGGTGAATCAAGCGGATGCCAAGCGGATGGGATTAAGGCAATCGGGCGATGATagtgagaatgaagaggaggataatGTCAAGGTGGAAGATAAGTTGGCAGAAGCTGAGGCTTTGTTGCA ACAAGCTGCCGCTAAATCACGTAAAAAGGATTTACCACCGCCCGATCATTCTAAAATCGATTACGAACCATTCCGAAAAGCCTTTTACAACCCTCCTCCGGAAGTGCTAGAgatggacgaggaggatgcAGAGTTGTTGCGATTGGAAATGGACGGTATCAAGATCAGAGGTCAGGACGCACCTAGACCAGTGAAGAATTGGGGTGCATATGGTCTACCTACTCAATG TCTCGATGTCATCCGTCATCACGGATGGGCCACTCCAACGTCTattcaagctcaagctataCCTGCCATCATGTCTGGACGAGATGTCATTGGTATTGCCAAGACTGGTTCAGGTAAAACAATCGCTTTCCTTCTACCTATGTTTAGACATGTTCGAGATCAACGTCCCGTATCAGGGAACGAAGGTCCCATAGCGGTAGTCATGTCGCCTACTAGAGAATTGGCTACTCAGATATATAAAGAATGCCAGTCGTTCCTGAAAGTTCTCAATATAAGG GTAACTTGCTGCGTTGGTGGATCTTCGATCTCTGAAGATATTGCAGCTATGAAGAAAGGAACTGAAGTCGTCGTTTGTACTCCTGGACGAATGATCGACCTACTCACTGCGAATAACGGAAGAGTTACGAACCTACGACGAACAACATATATAGTCATGGATGAGGCTGATCGAATGTTCGATATGGGTTTCGAACCTCAAGTGAtgaaaatcatcaacaacgtACGACCTGATGCTCAAAAAGTATTATTCTCAGCTACTTTCCCTAAAACAATGGAATCCCTTGCGAGGAAGATCTTGATTAGACCCTTGGAGATTACCGTTGGTGGACGATCAGTGGTCGCGCCTGAGATTGATCAACGGGTGGAAGTCAGAGAACCCGATTCCAAGTTCAATAGGTTGTTGGAGATTTTGGGTGAAATGGGTGAAGAGcataaagatgatgaagatgatttcagGACGTTGATTTTTGTGGACAGACAGGAGTCTGCAGATGATCTTTTTAGGGATTTACTCCAAAGAGGATACGTGTGTGCTTCGCTTCATGGTGGAAAGGAACAAGTGGATAGGGATGAAGCGATAAAGAACTTCAAAAGTGGTGATGTACCGATCATCGTGGCTACGTCTGTAGCTGCTCGAGGATTGGATGTGAAGGAATTGAAGTTGGTTATA AACTACGATTGTCCCAATCACATGGAAGATTACGTGCACCGAGCTGGAAGAACAGGTCGTGCAGGTAATAAAGGCACTTGTATCACTTTCATCACTCCGGCTCAAGAGAAATTCTCGGTGGATATTGTCAGAGCATTGGAAGCCAGTAATGCTTTCATACCAGAAGACCTCAAGGCAATGTCTGAGA ACTTCCttggaaagatcaaatcCGGTAAAGCCCGAGCTGCAGGAAGTGGATATTCCGGTAAAGGTCTCGAACGAATCGAGAAGAAACGTATCGAAAAAGATCAAGCTGAGAAACATACTTATGGAGATACTTCCGAAGCACTATCATTGTCCTCCCGAGAAGGTGCAGTCATACCCTACAAACCCAAAACGACCGAATTCAAGCAACCTGAAAATCCTAATGCTCACAAGGGAGATGCCGATTACACTTTCACCGAGATCAAAGTGGAGATTGTTCACGGACCTGCACCAGATAGGGTCATACAGAATAACCCACCACCTAAACCTACCATGGCTGCTCTTCCTGCTCAGACCATCGCCGCATTggagaaagccaagaaagaaggacGTACGGTTGATGCTGCTAATCTGGCCAAGGTGGTTGCTCGTCTGACTCAATCTATTGAATTGACCAAAGCGGAGAAACTCGGTTTGGCTCAACCTGTTAACAGTAATGGAGTTAGAACCAAGGATCCGGACGCAACAGATTATCATGCGATTTTCCCCATTAACGATTATCCTCAGAAAGCTCGATGGAAAGCGACAAACAAAGAACAGATGACTTTGTTACAAGAAATAAGTGGAGCAAGTATAACGATGAAAGGATTGTACTATCCACCCGGAAGCGAACCTGGACCAGGGGATGAACCCAaattgagcttgttgatcGAAAGTAATGATGAACATAGAGTCAGGGCGGcggttgatgagattaggAGGAATTTGGTTGAGGCGTCTGTGGCGGCTTTGAAC ACCGCTGATAGAGCGCCGGGTGGAAGTGGACGGTATGCTGTGTAG